CAATTTCTGCCTCAGTGGACCTCCCGATCATAACAGATATGCACAATGCAAGGAACAATATCATTGTACTTACAAGTGATGTTCTGGTTGCCTGCGGCATGGGCGCTGGCACAGCATCTGAAATTGCCCTTGCAATCAAGGCAAACAAGGTAGTAATTATGCTGGGTGGCGGCCATGAGGGTAAAGCATTCTTTAAAAAACTGGGAGGCGATAATGTAATAATAGCAGAAAATGCCAGGAATGCGATTGAGATTGTAAGAAATATAGTAAATACCCACACCAAATAATTTGACAAGGGATAAAAAACTT
The nucleotide sequence above comes from Cytophagales bacterium. Encoded proteins:
- a CDS encoding cytochrome — protein: MKKTIIGVIGPAAGATDKDMDNAFQLGRLIANEEWVLLTGGRNAGVMDAASKGAKQANGLTIGILPTTEKGSISASVDLPIITDMHNARNNIIVLTSDVLVACGMGAGTASEIALAIKANKVVIMLGGGHEGKAFFKKLGGDNVIIAENARNAIEIVRNIVNTHTK